One window from the genome of [Mycobacterium] stephanolepidis encodes:
- the mca gene encoding mycothiol conjugate amidase Mca, translated as MRLMAVHAHPDDESSRGAATLAKYAAEGHDVLVVTATGGERGDILNPAMNLPGNHENLSDVRREEMALAAKTLGVDHHWLGFMDSGLQLDPRLLPEDGFARVPLAESVPRLVEVIGRFRPDVMITYNECGGYPHPDHIRCHQLAVAAYEACEEVRKLYYFHEIVRVTPAMVKLAGRVERILSRRRSDAAPKDPRAGDVAVPGWVRRVSPLTRRLRGRRVTTEVSCAEYFPVRDRALRAHASQVDPSGPFFLVPWTWQQQLWPTEKFELAHTRVSTSAPETDLFAGL; from the coding sequence ATGCGGTTGATGGCGGTGCACGCCCACCCCGACGACGAGTCGAGCCGAGGCGCGGCGACTCTGGCCAAGTACGCGGCCGAAGGGCACGACGTGCTGGTTGTCACGGCCACCGGAGGCGAGCGCGGCGATATTCTCAACCCGGCGATGAACCTGCCGGGTAACCACGAGAACCTGTCGGATGTGCGTCGTGAGGAAATGGCGCTCGCGGCAAAAACCCTTGGTGTTGACCATCACTGGCTGGGCTTTATGGACTCGGGCCTGCAACTCGACCCACGGCTGTTACCCGAGGACGGGTTCGCCCGGGTGCCACTGGCCGAATCGGTGCCCCGCCTTGTCGAGGTGATCGGGCGCTTCCGGCCGGACGTGATGATCACCTACAACGAGTGCGGCGGCTACCCACACCCCGACCACATTCGCTGTCACCAGCTGGCCGTCGCCGCGTATGAGGCGTGTGAGGAGGTGCGCAAGCTCTACTACTTCCACGAAATCGTCCGGGTGACACCGGCAATGGTGAAGCTCGCGGGACGGGTGGAGCGGATCCTCAGCCGACGCAGATCTGATGCAGCACCCAAGGATCCGCGAGCAGGCGATGTCGCGGTCCCCGGTTGGGTGCGGCGCGTGAGCCCGCTCACCAGGCGGCTGCGAGGGCGGCGGGTGACCACCGAAGTTTCCTGCGCCGAATACTTCCCCGTCCGCGACAGGGCACTGCGGGCGCACGCATCGCAAGTCGATCCCAGCGGGCCCTTCTTCCTGGTGCCCTGGACCTGGCAGCAACAACTATGGCCGACGGAGAAATTCGAACTCGCACACACCCGCGTCTCGACGAGCGCGCCCGAGACCGACCTCTTCGCCGGCCTCTGA
- a CDS encoding SRPBCC family protein — protein MRFDAVPIPVDGVEEFFATAPFVTRVRRTFDAPPEDVWRVVSGDRMWSWLPSVWGCRYPQDITPTAGTVRDFQMYIHSWMVFAQHEQIIHFDAPRVMRYTALDATLPVFGSWCEEYRVVPESDPGKATVDWTLACAPRYLTNIPGSHIAIRPVAAILKPIFWFGLGGLARELPVRGPQRTG, from the coding sequence ATGCGGTTTGACGCAGTCCCCATCCCGGTCGACGGGGTCGAGGAGTTCTTCGCCACCGCACCGTTCGTGACCCGGGTCCGGCGCACTTTCGACGCGCCACCCGAGGACGTATGGAGGGTGGTGTCGGGCGACCGGATGTGGTCGTGGCTGCCATCTGTCTGGGGCTGCCGGTATCCGCAGGACATCACACCGACCGCGGGCACCGTACGGGACTTCCAGATGTACATCCACTCCTGGATGGTGTTCGCCCAGCACGAACAGATCATTCACTTCGACGCTCCCCGCGTCATGCGATACACGGCGTTGGACGCCACCTTGCCGGTGTTCGGGTCGTGGTGCGAGGAGTACCGGGTGGTCCCCGAGTCCGATCCCGGTAAGGCCACCGTCGACTGGACACTGGCCTGCGCGCCGAGGTACCTGACGAACATTCCGGGATCGCATATCGCGATTCGCCCGGTTGCCGCGATCCTCAAACCCATCTTCTGGTTCGGCCTGGGCGGGCTCGCCCGCGAGCTGCCGGTGCGGGGCCCGCAGCGCACCGGCTGA
- a CDS encoding flavin-containing monooxygenase, whose amino-acid sequence MDPAMGPHDEPDYEVAIIGAGLGGICAAIKLLEMGIEDFVIIDRDEDFGGTWLRNTYPGVGADIPTVAYQFTFAPKGDWQRFFATGAEIQQYALDLVAEHGLRAHARFGTCVEQEVFDEENHLWQVHTADGEVISSRFLISAIGAYINPRTAPDIPGLDTFAGPIQVPSRWQHEVDMRGKRVGIVGVGSSTVQIAPAIAGEVEHLDVYQRTPQWYFPKPDFRMPRPLQRLLAGRRFANTVNGIALAGIELGLRVLIYTPKPLFRVGAAVFDRVALWAYRGWLRHKVNDPEVREQLRPRFGAGCTSGTLGADYLPTFNRPNVTLVSNGIDRITPTGIVDKAGVERPVDILVLATGYEMFSDPETYRVGTVSGAKGFDLAEFYRDNGLQAYQSTSVPGLPNRFMLVGPYSWAGTSFHYILENSMRHIGAVIQLARAKRASWVEVTQEALDDFQASIARGGANLNRYFTVNCAGSNSYFINSQGDTPYVRPWTVLQSYRRSVQFPSGAYEFRRINSPVKEIEHAV is encoded by the coding sequence ATGGATCCAGCCATGGGTCCGCATGACGAACCCGACTACGAAGTCGCCATCATCGGTGCCGGGCTCGGTGGCATCTGTGCGGCCATCAAGCTACTCGAGATGGGTATCGAAGACTTCGTCATCATCGATCGGGACGAGGACTTCGGTGGCACGTGGTTGCGCAACACCTACCCCGGGGTGGGTGCCGACATTCCGACTGTCGCCTACCAGTTCACCTTCGCGCCGAAGGGGGACTGGCAACGATTCTTCGCCACCGGAGCCGAAATACAGCAGTACGCATTGGATTTGGTCGCCGAGCACGGACTGCGCGCCCACGCGAGGTTCGGTACGTGTGTCGAGCAAGAGGTATTCGACGAAGAGAACCACCTTTGGCAGGTGCATACCGCCGACGGTGAGGTCATCTCGTCGCGGTTCCTGATCAGCGCGATAGGTGCCTACATCAACCCGCGAACGGCCCCGGATATCCCGGGGCTGGACACCTTCGCCGGTCCGATCCAGGTGCCGTCCCGATGGCAACACGAAGTGGACATGCGCGGCAAGCGGGTCGGAATTGTGGGCGTGGGAAGTTCCACCGTGCAGATAGCACCGGCCATTGCCGGCGAGGTCGAGCACCTCGATGTGTACCAGCGGACGCCGCAGTGGTACTTCCCGAAACCAGATTTCCGGATGCCGCGCCCACTGCAGCGGCTGTTGGCGGGGCGCCGTTTCGCCAACACAGTCAACGGGATTGCGTTGGCGGGCATAGAACTTGGCTTACGGGTTCTGATCTACACTCCCAAGCCGTTGTTCCGGGTGGGCGCAGCGGTCTTCGACAGGGTGGCGCTCTGGGCGTATCGCGGCTGGCTCCGGCACAAGGTGAATGATCCCGAGGTGCGTGAGCAGCTGCGGCCGCGGTTCGGGGCGGGGTGCACCAGCGGCACGCTGGGGGCGGACTACCTACCGACCTTCAACCGGCCGAACGTGACATTGGTATCGAACGGTATCGACCGGATCACCCCGACGGGCATCGTCGACAAGGCGGGTGTCGAACGCCCCGTTGACATTCTGGTGCTGGCCACCGGATACGAGATGTTCTCCGATCCCGAAACCTACCGGGTGGGAACCGTATCGGGCGCCAAGGGGTTTGACCTCGCCGAGTTCTACCGTGACAACGGGCTGCAGGCATACCAAAGCACATCGGTGCCGGGTCTTCCGAACCGGTTCATGCTGGTCGGTCCGTACTCCTGGGCCGGCACCAGCTTCCACTACATCCTGGAGAACTCGATGCGCCACATCGGGGCCGTCATCCAACTCGCTCGCGCCAAACGAGCCAGCTGGGTCGAAGTCACCCAGGAGGCGCTGGACGACTTCCAGGCGAGCATCGCCCGCGGTGGCGCCAACTTGAATCGGTACTTCACGGTGAACTGCGCCGGATCTAACAGCTATTTCATCAACTCGCAGGGGGATACCCCCTACGTGCGTCCGTGGACGGTCCTGCAGTCCTACCGGCGCAGTGTCCAATTCCCTTCAGGCGCTTACGAATTCAGGCGGATTAACAGCCCGGTGAAGGAGATCGAACATGCGGTTTGA
- a CDS encoding class I SAM-dependent methyltransferase gives MFVDPTRITHSPTREHGYLDVLGPEDDEPVSLANRFMQSRLLAAIYERAWRPMFTRGFSYGGKSTLKAHTALMGEIAGRGDLKILDVACGPGLYTRELAAQLGDDGACIGLDLSGPMLRRAVRDNSAEHIDYIRGSAHALPFADATFDTVVCLAALYLIPDPEQAVRELCRVAGPSGQIVIFTSLRTPAASLPGVTGAMRIGGFRAFGRQEVTGWLRAQGWTDIDQTLTGQGQFIRARREVALRIAT, from the coding sequence ATGTTCGTGGATCCCACCCGGATCACACACTCACCCACCCGCGAGCACGGCTATCTCGACGTCCTCGGCCCCGAAGACGATGAGCCGGTGTCCCTGGCCAACCGGTTCATGCAGAGCCGGCTGCTGGCGGCGATCTACGAGCGTGCTTGGCGTCCGATGTTCACCCGTGGGTTCAGTTATGGCGGCAAGAGCACCCTCAAGGCCCACACCGCATTGATGGGCGAGATCGCCGGCCGCGGCGATTTGAAGATCCTCGATGTCGCATGCGGTCCCGGCCTGTACACCCGCGAACTCGCCGCACAGCTCGGGGACGACGGTGCGTGCATCGGCCTGGACCTGTCGGGCCCCATGCTGCGGCGGGCAGTGCGCGACAACTCGGCCGAACACATCGACTACATCCGCGGGAGTGCGCACGCACTTCCCTTCGCCGACGCGACATTTGACACCGTGGTGTGCCTCGCAGCGCTCTATCTCATCCCGGATCCCGAACAGGCAGTGCGAGAGCTGTGCCGGGTCGCCGGACCGAGCGGCCAGATCGTGATCTTCACATCCCTGCGCACCCCGGCGGCATCGCTACCGGGTGTCACCGGAGCCATGCGCATCGGCGGCTTCCGCGCGTTCGGTCGCCAAGAAGTCACCGGGTGGCTACGTGCTCAGGGGTGGACCGATATCGACCAAACACTCACCGGCCAGGGGCAATTCATCCGTGCCCGCCGTGAGGTCGCTCTCCGTATCGCGACCTGA